A DNA window from Paramormyrops kingsleyae isolate MSU_618 chromosome 10, PKINGS_0.4, whole genome shotgun sequence contains the following coding sequences:
- the tmem35 gene encoding novel acetylcholine receptor chaperone, translating to MASPRTITIVALSLALGLFFVFMGTIKLTPRLSKDAYSEMKRAYKSYAKALPGLKKVGISSVLLRKVIGTLEVACGIVMTLVPGKPKDVANFLLLLVMLVVLFFHQLVGDPLKRYAHALVFGILLTCRLLVARQNEDQPEREESREQLVNNQEKNKVKLS from the exons ATGGCCTCTCCAAGGACAATCACCATCGTAGCCCTTTCTTTGGCCCTTGgcttgttttttgtatttatggGCACGATCAAGCTTACACCGAGACTAAGCAAAGATGCATACAGTGAGATG AAACGGGCGTACAAGAGTTATGCCAAGGCTTTGCCAGGCCTGAAGAAGGTGGGCATCAGCTCAGTACTGCTGCGCAAGGTCATTGGAACACTGGAGGTGGCCTGTGGGATAGTAATGACGCTGGTCCCCGGGAAGCCCAAGGACGTGGCCAActtcctgctgctgctggtcaTGCTGGTGGTGCTGTTTTTTCACCAGCTGGTGGGTGACCCCCTGAAACGCTATGCCCACGCCCTGGTCTTTGGCATTCTTCTTACCTGTCGCCTCCTGGTGGCCCGGCAGAATGAGGACCAGCCTGAAAGAGAGGAGAGCAGGGAGCAGCTGGTCAACAATCAGgagaaaaataaagtaaaattgtCATAA